The Deinococcus sp. KNUC1210 nucleotide sequence CTTTCGCCCCGCGCTGCCAGGGCCGGATTGACCGGAATGACGGTATAGCCGTTGCGGTCGAGGTATTCCGGCACGTAATAGGCAGGCTTCCCGGGGTCGCGGTGAAAGCCGATGACCGCGATCACCTTGCTGTCGCTGAGAACGCGGATCACGTCTTCCTTGCTGCTGAGGATGCTCACTTTGCCTCCTTGAGTTCCTGGAAACTTGCCCGCGCTGCGCTCAGAGTGGCAGCCAGCTCGGTATCGCCGTGCGCCGCCCCGACGAAGATGCTCTCGAACTGGCTGGGTGCCCAGTACACGCCGCGTGCCAGCATTCCCTGGAACCACGTGGCAAAGGCGGCAGTATCCGACCGGGCCGCGTCGGTGTACGAGGCCACCGGCCCAGCCTGGAAAAAGACCGTGAGCATGCTGCCGATCCGGTTGATACACACCGTTACGCCTGCGTCGGCGGCGGCCTGTGCCAGCCCCTGCGCCAGCCGCGCCGTGTAGTTGTCCAGCCGCTCATACAGGCCGGAATCGTTTTCCAGCGCTGTCAGGGTCGCCAGCCCTGCCGCCATCGCCAGCGGATTGCCGCTGAGCGTGCCCGCCTGATACACCGGCCCCTGCGGCGACACATACTCCATCACCTCGGCGCGGCCACCATACGCGCCCACCGGCAACCCGCCCCCGATGATCTTGCCCCAGCAGATCAGGTCGGGCGTCAGGTTCAGCAGCTCGGTCGCGCCGCCCAGGGCCAGCCGGAACCCGGTCATGACTTCATCGGCGATCAGTAGAGTGCCGCCCTCACGGCTGCGGTGCAGGGCCGCCACAAACTCAGGCGTGGGAAGCAGCACGCCCGCATTCCCCACGACAGGTTCAAAGATCACGGCGGCAATCTCGTGGCCCCGCGCCGCCATCAGCGCGTCGAGGGCGGCAGGGTCGTTGTATTCGGCCACCAGCGTCAGGCCCGCGTATTCCGGCGGTACACCCGCGCTCGACGGGGCCGCCTGTCCCAGAGCGTCGGCGTTGGTCATCAGACCGCTGCCCGCCTCGACCAACAGGCCATCGGCGTGCCCATGATAGTTACCCCGGAACTTCAGGATGTACTTGCGTCCGGTGAACCCGCGTGCCAGCCGCAGGGCGCTCATGGTGGCCTCGGTGCCGCTGCTGACGAAGCGGACCTTCTGCGTGCCGGTCAGCCGCGTGACCAGTTCGGCGAGCGCCACCTCGCGCCAGCCGGGCGCACCGAAACTGGTGCCGTGGACCGCTGCCTCCAGAATGGCTTCCCGCACAGCCGCGTGGTTGTGGCCCAGGATCATCGGTCCCCAGCTGCCGATGTAGTCGAGCAGCGTGTTGCCGTCGGCGTCGGTCAGGTACGCGCCCTGGGCACTGGCGATAAAGCGCGGCGTGCCGCCCACCGACTTGAAGGCCCGGACGGGAGAATTCACTCCGCCCGGCGTGACCTGCCGCGCCCGCGCGAACAGCTCCTGTGAAACGGTGGTGATGGGCGGCGCGGCCTGAGTGGGTGCGGTCATATCTGCCTACCTTAGCGAGTGCAGCCCGGGGAATATGTGAATCTGACTCGGGAACGCAATCCCCAAGAAATGCTTCAGGCGGATTCCTCTTCAGCAGGCAGCTCGGCAGCATCGGCGGCACTCTCCTCCTGCACCTTCAGC carries:
- the hemL gene encoding glutamate-1-semialdehyde 2,1-aminomutase, with the protein product MTAPTQAAPPITTVSQELFARARQVTPGGVNSPVRAFKSVGGTPRFIASAQGAYLTDADGNTLLDYIGSWGPMILGHNHAAVREAILEAAVHGTSFGAPGWREVALAELVTRLTGTQKVRFVSSGTEATMSALRLARGFTGRKYILKFRGNYHGHADGLLVEAGSGLMTNADALGQAAPSSAGVPPEYAGLTLVAEYNDPAALDALMAARGHEIAAVIFEPVVGNAGVLLPTPEFVAALHRSREGGTLLIADEVMTGFRLALGGATELLNLTPDLICWGKIIGGGLPVGAYGGRAEVMEYVSPQGPVYQAGTLSGNPLAMAAGLATLTALENDSGLYERLDNYTARLAQGLAQAAADAGVTVCINRIGSMLTVFFQAGPVASYTDAARSDTAAFATWFQGMLARGVYWAPSQFESIFVGAAHGDTELAATLSAARASFQELKEAK